The genome window CCGGAATCCTGCTTTCTGGGTGTCCGGTCCATGACATTCTACGCAGTATTTATTAAAGAAGGGTTTGATCGTGCTTTCCAACCCCATGACGTATGGCTCCAAGGCTGCCAGGTGAAATGTAGCTGTAAAGATGCTCGCCTGTAATGCGCGCGTCAGTGAGTTTCTCAGGATCATGCGGGTATCTGAAATTGATATTTATCAGAGGTAACTCGATCAAATGCAGAGAGTTGCGTGACCTTTCCATTATTTTGGTTTTGGGAAAAAGAATTAACTATTCACCCAATGAAATGATTCAGCATAGGTCTAAATCTACGCCGAAAAACATTAGGATTAAATAGCGGAGCGCATCGAATCCACACAGCGTTTCAGCGCGGGCACCGGATTTTCGACATCTGCTTCGTATTCTATCACTGCCATGCCATCGAAATTTACTGCTTCAAGAGCATTTACAAATGCTGGAAGGTCCAGTGTTCCGGTGCCGACGATAACATCTTCCCACTGCCCGTTTGGCCCGAAAGTAAAGTCCTTATAATGCACTCCGTAAACAGAATCGCCAAACATCTCGACCCATTTCACTGGATTCCCTTTGGCTGGACCGATCTGCATGCACCAGGCGGTGTCTATATTCAGACCGACTTCAGGAGCCCCCAAGTCGATTAGGTGTTTTAAAACATCTGGAGAGCCACCAAACATATACCCACCATGACAGTGGATACCGACGTTGATTCCATACTGACGGGACCATTTCCTGAGGCGACCGATGGCACGGGTATAGGTTCCGATTCCAAGGTGTGCAGAAACATGTTTGCATCCCGCCGCAGCGGCACACGCGAACCAGGCTTCTTCACGATCATCGCCCTGATACATCTGCACGCCGGTTGAGATGATTTTAACTCCCTCATTCTCATAGATCTTGATGATCTCTTCGAATCCATCGGGATCATTGAAATCTGCGTGTACTGCGCAAATTTCGATCTTGTCCAAGCCGATTTCACGCACTTTCTGCGCGACGGTTTGGTTTTCTTTAAAATTTCTAAAACAATACGATTGTACGCCAAAGTCTGATGCCTTCATGAGGGTTTGGTCTAAATGGGGTTAGCTGATTTCGACCGCATTGCCTGTCTTTGAAGATTCGGCGATGCCGTCT of Opitutales bacterium contains these proteins:
- a CDS encoding sugar phosphate isomerase/epimerase; its protein translation is MKASDFGVQSYCFRNFKENQTVAQKVREIGLDKIEICAVHADFNDPDGFEEIIKIYENEGVKIISTGVQMYQGDDREEAWFACAAAAGCKHVSAHLGIGTYTRAIGRLRKWSRQYGINVGIHCHGGYMFGGSPDVLKHLIDLGAPEVGLNIDTAWCMQIGPAKGNPVKWVEMFGDSVYGVHYKDFTFGPNGQWEDVIVGTGTLDLPAFVNALEAVNFDGMAVIEYEADVENPVPALKRCVDSMRSAI